A genomic region of Zea mays cultivar B73 chromosome 6, Zm-B73-REFERENCE-NAM-5.0, whole genome shotgun sequence contains the following coding sequences:
- the LOC109940265 gene encoding expansin-A19-like encodes MGKRFLHQLLAVALALFVSPARSDDWLPATATFYGGADGSDTMGGACGYGDLYEQGYGVNNAALSMALFNDGASCGQCYVIRCDSSKTGWCKPGSSNFAVVSATNFCPPNWELPNGGWCGPPRPHFDMSQPAWETIGIYSAGIIPVLYQRVKCWRSGGVRFTIAGFDHFYMVLITNVAGSGSIQSMAVKGANTDWIPMYRNWGANWHCLAGGLIGQGLSFALVSTGGQNIVFQDVVPAWWQFGQTFNTYQNFDY; translated from the exons ATGGGGAAACGCTTCCTCCACCAGCTGCTCGCCGTCGCCCTGGCACTCTTCGTCTCGCCGGCGAGATCGGACGACTGGCTTCCGGCCACCGCCACGTTCTACGGCGGCGCTGACGGCTCCGACACAATGG GTGGCGCGTGCGGGTATGGCGACCTGTACGAGCAGGGCTACGGTGTGAACAACGCGGCGCTGAGCATGGCGCTCTTCAATGACGGTGCGTCGTGCGGGCAGTGCTACGTCATCAGATGCGACAGCAGCAAGACTGGGTGGTGTAAGCCCGGCAGCAGCAACTTCGCCGTCGTCTCCGCCACCAACTTCTGCCCGCCCAACTGGGAGCTCCCCAACGGTGGGTGGTGCGGCCCGCCTCGCCCCCACTTCGACATGTCCCAGCCCGCCTGGGAGACCATCGGCATCTACAGCGCAGGTATCATCCCCGTCCTCTACCAGCGGGTCAAGTGCTGGCGGAGCGGCGGCGTGCGCTTCACCATCGCCGGCTTCGACCACTTCTACATGGTGCTCATCACCAACGTCGCCGGAAGTGGCTCCATCCAGAGCATGGCTGTGAAGGGCGCCAACACGGACTGGATCCCCATGTACAGGAACTGGGGCGCCAACTGGCACTGCCTCGCAGGCGGGCTCATCGGCCAGGGCCTCAGCTTCGCGCTCGTCTCCACCGGCGGACAGAACATCGTCTTCCAGGACGTCGTGCCGGCGTGGTGGCAGTTCGGCCAAACTTTCAACACCTACCAGAACTTCGACTACTAA